AATTAGTCTGCTGACTCTCCCCGTCTCTGCACATGGGGGAAatattattaaagctcctgtgttaCCTCCCAGTGAGCTAGAAAGAACAAACAGATCAACTTTTCAGCAGCCATTTTTGGCATTTGATAATGAtactgtgtactttgtccagcACTGTATATATATCAGAGGCAGAGGTGCAGCATACCCTGAggaacggggtctttacaggactccctaaaaagtccatcagatgactgcagctcatacagaatgctgctgctcgagtcctaacaaggaccaaaaaagtagaccacatcactccagttcttagatctctacactggcttcctgtctgtcagagaattgactttaaaatcctgctgatggtttataaagcactgaatggtatgaaccatctggacctctgaggtcatcaggtactggtctgctttcagtccctagagtcagaacgaaacatggtgaagcagcgtttagtcgtTATGCACCACATTTTTCACATAATTAAGGCAAAGCTGAAGACCCACCTGTTTACTGCAGTTTATGGCTGATGTTtcttatgttgtgttgtgtctttgtttgttatttgttttcaagctttgtaaagcactttgatcaaaagcactctttaaataaaattattattattattattattattattattattattacatatctggaacacattccctgaaagctgcaggtccactccaactctcacctcttttaaataaaagattaagacctttttatttaacactgccttcatatcttaacttagtttaatttttaacatatttctaattttccttttcttttctgttttattatacttgtctttttaattgtgttcttttatgcctgtctgaatgtttccaatgcttttaatgtttttatgtaaagcacattgagttgccctcgtatatgaaatgtgctatacaaataaagctgccttgccttgccttgaggactcctgcatgtgtttgtaaCATCCAGTCCACTAGGGTGCGGTAATGTGCCTGAGATAGGTTTGTCGgtaggctgctgctgctgctgctgtttgttgttatcACAGTTAGTCAAAGTGTGTTTAAATAGCTTTGGGGCTGAAGCTATCAGCTGTGTCTGGAAACCCTGCTCACATTGATTTGTTGATCAGAATTGGGTGTGCACGTGCAGTTTATTTAATGAGTCAGTCTGTGTGAGCTGCACTTGATGTCCTCTGACATTAGTAACACCTGAGAGTATTTAAGTACTCAGTTCTCAAGGTTGTGGCGTCAGGGATCTGCATCGAAATGACCTCATGTGATCCTTTTTCTTATCACCTGCCCATCATTAACCCGTTTATTATCATGTAACCTACATTGATCCTGTGTTAACTGTCTGCTTGTCCCGTCAAGAACATTACAGACTGTCCTCTTTTCACGAACATACATGAAACACAGCTCAGGTGCTCGCCCCGGATCAGCCTCACACACTGCAGTCACATTATTCAAGAAGCCAGAGACTCATTCACCCACTGACAGCTCACCTTCGCAGCGTTCAGCAGTCTGCTCACTGATGGGGAGAGCCAGTGCGCCGCCATGTCTGTCACTGTTGACGGTCAACCGCTCCGCTTCGACGTGATGACGTCACTCTTCTTCCGCTTCCTCTCTTGATTTGATTGGAGGTTGGCAAGCCGGCACGAGCTCAGTGGTTGAGCGAGAGGCGTCGACTCtagggatttttttttgctcctaactttatttaaagcattaattaaacttatttaaaaaaataatatgtctgtttgtctgtctatctatctatctatctatctatctatctatctactgAACAAAATTATAAacgcaacacttttgtttttgctcccatttttaTGAGTTGAACTCAAGGATCTAAAGACTTTTTCTACATACACTAAAGGACTATTTCTCTCTAATATTGTTCACAcatgtgtctaaatctgtgttagtgagcacttctcctttcCCAAGATAATCcctccacctcacaggtgtggcatatcaagatgctgattagacagcatgattattgcacaggtgtgccttaggcTGGCCACAATAAAAGGCCACTGTGTGGAGTGTGTAGCTGCGTCTCAATTCAGGGTCTGCATCCTACGAAGGCTGCATTTGAAGGCCGTCCCAATTCGAAGGCTCCTTCAAGTGCAGCCCACAAATGCAGCCTTCTTTTCCCTCTTCTTGCAGGACACACCGCTACTGTCCTTCGCGGCCTCCCATGTCCCAAGATTCTTTGTGCGCCGCTGCTCATTCCTGACAATTATTAGTCAGATCAGTAAACTCCACCATCTCAACATCTCTCCACTTTTCATCCACTGGATACACAGTTTCCTCAGCAACAGACCACAAGCAGTCAGAGTAGGCACACTAACATCATCAACCACCATCACCAACACCGGAGCCCCTCAAGGCTGTGTCCTGAGTCCCTTCCTGTacaccctctacaccaatgactgcattAGCCcctcaacaaccacaacatatttcaaatactCTCATGACACTGCCATACTTGCCCTCCTTAATGACAATAACTCTGTTCGAAATTACCAGGATTCCATCTCCCACTTCATACAATGGTGCACGGACAATCACCTtaagctgaacatttcaaaaacaaaagaaatggtcattcactcctccagcactcacagcccggctcacaaccccatccacatcaacaatcaagcagtcgaaatagtggatcacttcaaatatctcggactcaccctggacaataaactcaactttgatcaacacaccactgacattcacaaacgctgccaacGAAGACTCGctgccatccgcaaactcaaagcactttctgtcgccccccaccttctactgttactgtgccaaagcatcatccaacccattctcctctactgttcccctgctactacaacatgctaactgtctccaacaaaaacaaactcatacgcaccacaaacactgccaccaaaatcatccgcctccccacacccaacctgtctgacctcaacaacagagccatcatacgcagagcacgcactataacactggacccccaacaccccctctactcggtcttcacactactcccctccggtcgcaggtacagatccccttactgtaggcgagtcCGGTTTGGCAGAaacttcgtcccatcggccatagcactgctaaacagaatgccactgtaatgtgtccggtgtgtttatatgtgtccggtgtgcatatatgtgtccggtgagttcatatgtgttcggtgtgttttatatgtgcccagtgtgtgaatatgtgtctggtgtgtatatttgtgggatgcggggaaaccattgctgtgaggctgggtggatgtttatggttattgtgttcatacatgtattcctgtacagacggtggcaacaaatctccttattaaggacaaataaagatctatctatctatctatctatctatctatctatctatctatctatctatctatctatctatctatctatctatctatctatctatctattattCAAAATGGCGGCACAAAGCGGAGAAGAGAGAAACGGAGTGGAATTCACTTTTGGATGTAAAGATCAAACCGAGAAATTCATAAAACTGAGGGATCAGAAGGACCATTTGTTTACCGGTGCAAAACATTCAGCCACTGCTGGATGGAGGTAAGTCAATAAttatggtaacactttacaataatggaacCATTTTCTTAGCCAAATAATGCTTAAGTCATGCATGACTCATTTTGAATCtctgtatgaattaataatgaactcctgttgttcaccatgaactaatgatTCTGTCACTATGACTTCATCATGTAATGACAATGTGTTTAATACATTATGAGTTAAGGTATAGTAATTAACAGTTAGTTCATACATCCTGTCGCGGTTCTGGGggggggccaacaggggccggtgcccctgtaaaactgaacctggatcCTGATTTTAGGAGCTTAGGGACCCACCCACGGGCAAAGGGGTAGAGGCTGGTAGTGTGACGGCTGCCACCTGGCAGTGGTACAGTGCTATGGATGCAGCAATCCAGGGGCAGCACTCAATCAGTCCTCCCCTGGTTGTTGCATCCAACCTCATTGCCACTACAGGtggcacagtgagcacaccagcCTCTGCCCCTTCTGCAGAAGAGGCCAGGGTCAGCCAGCCACAGAAGAAGAGGCCCAGGGACAGGGAGAGTCTTCTGGCCTTCATGAAGGAGCAGGTAGAGAGGGATGagcagagggggagagaggcaTTGgccagagaagaggagagagagagagggcagagagaTATTTGGGATTGTttgagaaatacattttaaaatgagaaaaacaaaaatgattaaatgGCTCCTTTTTCAGTTATTAACAACTAATTACAGTCATGCAGAAAAATGTAATTGAGTCAGAACATGAAAAAGAATATTGCAACAAATGAAGATATACAacgtacattttatttatatctgtgtctatttatctgtttatttatgtctgtctatctatctagctAAATGTAGTGCAAGTACGACCCATTGTGCAGCAGACAGCATCTTCATGTAGTGACATGACCAGTGTTTCCAGTGAACATGACCATATCTGGAGAAGTTTAAATGTAGTCATGTTCAACCAGAAATACTAGCAGTGCCTCTGGAGCAGAAATCTGAGCAGCAAGCCTTCCTCGAACACTGTTCCCTGACAGCACCCTCTCATCAATGTCAGCATTGTCTGCATCATCCTCACTGTCATCAGGGACcggcacctcctcctcctcctcatccaggaTATCACCTGCTGCCACACAGATGTTGTGGAGAATACAGCAGGCAGCAACGACCTTTGGGACAAAACAAAGGCCGGATCTGCAGGGCCCTCAAGAAGATGGAGCGCCAGCgtgttgagttttaaagtcGTTCAACTAACTCTCTCTCTATAATAGCAACAGGATGGTGCAGGCATGGATATCCTCCATCTCCAAGGATGAAGTACCCATCTGGTGGATACAGGGCCTGGCGGTACATTGGTGATCTGCGCAGGACAAGTGCATCATGAACTGAGCCTGGATTTCCAATGTACACATCCAGAAATGCGCCCTTTGCATTGCAGATGCCTTGCAACAGAATAGATGGAAAGTTCTCTGTTGAAGTAACATTTTTTCTGtggctctgcaggaggaagaatTCTGATGTGATACTCGTCGATGGCACCAGTTGCATGCCGGAGTGCCTCATGGCCAGCAAGGCAGACAAAGCcggtccccacctcctccatctcctctggcTTGGGGAAATGAATTACACGATGGAGTATGGTCATCATTGCCTCCACCAGGTTGTGAACAATTCTGCAGACTGTGGCCAAGGGCATAGAAAAGATGTCAGCAGTAACCCTGTAAGAGGCTCCACAGGTAAGCCAGTAGAGTGTAACCAGTACTTCTATGTCACGTCCCCAGCCGTGAGTTTTTTCACCCGGCAGCATCTGCATCAGCAGCTTGAAGCTGTCCCTGGACAGCCTGAAGGCTGGTTTCAAGTCAGCTCCAGAAAGGAATGGGCACCTGGGCATTGACCATTGCATATCTTTGCAAGGGACTTTGGTCctgtttataaaaacaaaagaaaaatatttttagatgtatttatttattagcatTGATTTTAATAGTTATTATGCATGGTATTTattacttgtgtgtttttaacactAAATATTTATTGAACTGTATGTTAATGgatattttgtttgaatttttgAATCCTTCCCAATTTAAATTCCCCTTTAACATACCTGTTAAGTAAGGTTGTATTTCTGTCAATTCTTAGAAAGAGAAAGGGTTATAAGTCAAAAGAGATACAGTGGCCTACATGATTACTGTATCATATATAGCTCTGACTCCTAATAAAAAGTTGAGACAAAATataaatcagaaataaaaacagaataattgaccaactgttttttattgagtgtaaaacactcaaagttttAGGAATTGTCCCAGAGCCCATTGAATGTTTTATATAATTGTGTGAACCTCTACCATCCCTTCGTGTGAACTGAGGATGCCCCTTACACACCCAGACATGTCACTATCACCTATTGCCAATGGGTGTGTTTATCTGTAGAATTTTCCAAATAGGTGTTTTATATGTTAgtcttctttgtttatttatttactttttttgatATCTTTTATGATGATACCTATGTCAAAAGGGGTAGCAAGTTATCACATTCAATTATGATTTAAAGTGTCTACACTTTTTTGGAGATTATCAGAAGGTATTGTCGCTGGCCAAGCCAAGGCAGACCTCATCCTCAATACCATCAGAGGCGCCCACCCCAAGGAGATCACAGTGAGTCTTTCTCCCTCAATTATGTATCCTTGATGTAGTGGATTGTTGACAATGTATCAGGATGCGAATTGTATCGGCCTCAAACCAGAGATGTCCAGCCCTGTTTTTAAGACATGAGGGCTTCATGCCAACACCAGGATCTGGTCTTCTGTGGACCAGCCCGAGGAATCTTCAACATTTCATTGGtgagtttaatgtgtgttttatttcgcAAAGGAGGAGTCAGTCTAGGGTTTGTTACATGCTGATTCTGTGGgggcattttgtttttattcagtgaGCAGGTCATGGCTGGAATGCTTCTATTAGGTCACAATAGGACTTAAAAAATGGAAAGTGTCACAAAGCAATCTAGAATGTAGAGTCTGAGTTTTTACATATATATAGCACCAAGCTGACAgaccacacacacttcacagatATTCATCTGGAGAACACAGTCAGAGAGACAGCAACAATacgaaaacaacagagagatgGCAAACTCAAAATCAACAAGCTGGTACCAACCAATGGATATAGACGAGTCAAATGAGACTCTGGAGGAGATCATCAGCAGGTATTGTCGCTGGCCAAGCCAAGACAAACCTCATCCTCAATCCAATCAGAGGCGCCTACCACAACGACAGGAGAGGTATCCTGCTGCCAAGAGCCAGgtccaggagctgcaggagaggctggaggaggagcgACAACAGAGACTCCAGTGTGAAAAGGAGAACAGGTGTTTAAAAGAACTTAAACACCTGAAGCCCTCCTTTCAGCCTCAGAACCTCACCTATTATGTGCAGCACACCACAGGGAAGTTCACTGGCATAATAAaagacctgaaccagaagctcACAGCCAAGGAGGAGGCCAATGAGTCCCTCAAAAAGGAGGTGGAGGACCTGAAGAAATGGCTGGCAGAAGCCAGGTCCAGTCACACTGAGCTGTCCTCCAAATTGATATCCCAGAATGAGGACAGTGACAGGCTCAAGAAGGAGGTGGACCAGCTCACTAAGGACAAGGAACACCAAACCTGGTGGATTGACCGCCTCATGAATGAGCTGGATGAGGTCAGGGGGCAGCTTTGGGAGCTGGAGGCCTTAGACCTCAAGGAACAGGTGGACAAGCTCACCAAGGAGAAGGCAAGCCTAACCCGATGGAGTGACCGCCTCATGAAAGAGCTGGACGAGGTCAGCGACCCGCTTTGGGAGCTGGAGGCCTTAGACAccaaggaggaggtggaggacctgAAGAAAAGGCTGGCAGAAGCCAAGACCAGCCACACTGAGCTGTCCTCCAAATTAAAATCACAAAAGGACGACAGTGACAGGCTCAGGGAGGAGGTGGACCAGCTCACCAAGGAGAAGGAAACCCAAACCTTGTGGAGTGACCTCCTTCTGAAAGAGCTGGAAGAGGTCCGGGAGCAGCTTTGGGTGATGAAGCTCCCCAACCATCAAGCTGTCAAGGAGGAGACTGATCTGGCCCAACTAATGAAGAACCTGTCCCTCCAAGACAACTCAGGGCCCTCCCTTCCTAGCAATGAGACTTGGGTTAAAGAACTTATCAAGATCTCTCCCTGGAGAACGCCCCCCTAAACAGCTGCTGCCCCCCCTCCGTGGGTTTTTCTCCGGGTAGCTCCGGTTTTATCCCACacaaaaaattagaataaatttGTGAAAACTATATGTTGTTTCTTATGTTTGTAATTCTGTATTTGTCACACTGTTGTCTGTATAGAGAGTCTGATGTGTAATAGAATCAaatgtgtttgcagagtgtgtttgAACAGGTCTAATAGATCCAGGGTCTCTGAGGCCTCAACATCTCTCTCTGAGGTTTTTCTTATTAACTGACCTAAATGCATGAAACGTTATCATTAGTCTGCAAGCTATTCCTTTGATGGTAGAATTTattaaattcacatttaacctcatacacatgacaccaaaacaaataaacaataaaacaaaggggACAATGAAACtaacagtaacacaaaacaacaaacaaacaaaaacaagatccacaaacagaacagaaaaaacaactccTCACACCGACAAGCTCCATCTCTAAAAtgtcatgatttttttcttctttaaataaatgttagctgttTAAAAATAGATCCAAATAACAGAAAATCTTTGATCACAAATCAAATTTTCAGTACTCTCACTAAAACATATGAACTGAGTGTGTGTAATACTTTACCCCATATGTTTccaaaatcaaatattttgttcttttcaagGGCTGATgattttttcaactttaaatAATATCTCAGTTcatcactccagtgtttaaGTGAGTGAGGACATGTAGCTTTCCAGTGTTTTAAAAGAACTTTCTTAAATACaatagaggaaaaaagaataacCCAGCTTTGTGGATATCTGACTCTGACATGTGAGACATCTTGAAAgatgcaaatataaatataaaatttaaTTTCCACTCCCAAAACCTCAGACAACCAACGCTCTATTTCAACCAAACCCTCTGAACTTTACTACAGCTCCAAAATGCATGAATCAGTGAATCTGTGAGTCAACATTTCAGACAGTTCCCTGAAGCATTTTTGTCATACTGTTTGATTTTATCCCTTGTACAGTAAATTCtgtacattattttatattggaTTAAATGAAATGTCCATTGACTGTAATATCTCTTGTTAAACTCCAACAGTTCTTCCATCTCAGTTTGATATCCTTCCTCTCTAAATCTTGGTTCCATGAATTTATTCTAGTTTACAATGTAGTTTCAACAGAATATGATTTCTGTGAAACCTTATAAACTTTAATTAAATGATTACATGTTTCTGATATAAATAGTTTCCTCTAAATCACTCTGCTCTGTGTAAGAATGTaggtcaaacattttaaatacactTCTAAGCTGCATATACCTGAACAATTCTTCATTAGATAAACAAAAAGTGGATTGAAGGTCGGTCCAGGAGATACACTTATTTCCACTGATCAGGTCTTCAATAGTCTCTggacctctctccctccatgcaGACCAGTTTAAAGGGGAGTTCTGTAGAGTGATGACAGGACTGTCCCAAATAATAGTTTGTTTTGGATTTGATATTGACTCACTGAACATACTCTTCATTTTTTCCCAACTGGCTGCCACACTGCAAACactgaaatctaagtaagattgaatatctcagataagGTGAAAGTTGATTATGTTTTGCCTGATCAGATTGTTTTTCTCactaagcagtttttatgttggagtgtttcacttgttttgagtgttttggtcctaaatgatctcagtaagatattacagcttgttactgagattttatgacctatattgagtaatacatgGTTGAAACTAGAATACcaactgttacaaagctgtttcatcaacactcaccagtataaaactgctttttcaaagtaaccatttcttatttcaagcatgacATACGGAGTTGTcattttttatacatattttattttactatataGTTCATACCAGTTGTCAAGGAATAAAGGGCAATTTATTATTTgaaagtgttgtgtttattaACCGTTAACTTGAAAGACCCCTGTTCCTGGGCTTCCTGTGCCTGCGTATCCTGTGCCTGTGCTTCCTGTCCCTGCGCCCCGGAGGGTGGCGACCCCTGTTCCTGTGCTTCCTGTGCCTGTGTCCCCTGTTCCTGAGCTTCTTGTGCCAGCGCCCCGGAGAGTGGCGAACCCTGTGCCTGTGCTTCCTGTTCCTGTGTCCCCTGTTCCTTTGCTTCCTGTGCCAGCGCCCCGGAGGGAAGTGATCCCTGTTCCGGCATTTCCTGTGCCTGCGCTTAGGGCAGCGACCCCGGTTCCTGTGCCGCTGACCCCTGTTCCGACTCAATGTTCGGCTCCCCGGCAGAGGCAGATTCTTGCGCAGCCGACACCTGTGCCAGCTCTTGGCTGTCCGCCAGAGCTGTTGCCCCAGTGTGGCAGGCCTCCGGGACGTCCCCCAGAACTGCCTTCCACTGGTAGTGGTGCTCCTGGCCGTCCTCCAGAGTTGCTGCCCTTGTGCAGACGGCCTCTGGGCTGTCCCCCTGAACTGCCTTCCCAGAGTGGTTGGTCACCTGGCCGTCCCCCTGACTTTACCTTTGGCCCCCTCTGCCCGCCCTGTTTGTATGCGTTGtattttctggtgtttcttagtcttgtcttgtgtattctgttttattgttctgaatcctgtgtttccaggttagttactccagtaaaaaataagcaaccatggcgtcgctttagagacccttctAATCATTCAGCTGTCTCAGAAATACAgcccgaatattgactcgtgtttgtatcttcatccagtgtttttaagtcgtctccttttccatcagtctccctcttcttgctctgtttagcggcagaacttgagggcagaagttgagctaaatcgtcggtttctctctctctgacatgtttatcagatgttctgagttagtgaacagcctgttgatgacgatctcagtcaggtcacgcgcactctGGTAAACAGtaggtgtgtctttcggcaggtcacaggtcatccggccggtcagccaatcattgcgctcggtggcgaatgaatgattggacgaacttattgcagtctagctgctgacacagacaactgagatttctcatctcagtgttagatcactttgtgtattactccctatcgatgtatacatcgctttttgctcgtgattgataaaaatgtatcaaaataacatgtcctactccagctttaatatAAAGAATTACTTCTATTGGGGGGGCTGAAAGTTTCATATCACGGATGaatacattcattttttatctAAGGattattaaatcaaatgtttaaacttcagctggagTTCAGGTATCAAACCCACGCTGCTGACTGCTGCAGTGACTTTCATCCAGACCTGGTTTTTCTGACTCCCGTAATGCCTCTTATCTGGCTGCCAAACAACACAGTTGTATTTCTCTACCTCTGTCGCTATGGTGTCGATCTCTCGTTTAGACAAGTTTCCTGGTTTTTTTTGCCGTAGAGCGTCCCTCCATGTCCCAAATTCTCTGGGCGATCCCGGCTGAACCGTGAATAATTAGAGGCGTGATATTTAAATGACGATTGTTTTCAGCTGCCACATTTATCACGACCCGATCATTAGTACGTTGGGATTGGTCAGTaactaatgttttaataatcacACGTGTGTCCTGTTGTAAGACCAATTCTGGGCTCAGATCTGCACCAGTTTTCACGCAagattgataaatgagggccacTGTCTCGGAGCATACAGTGAGAGTGAGAATGGACGGGGAGGGCCAGCTGACAGTACATGGTGCTTTAAAGCTCAGCATTCAGAGGGGACTCATAGCTCACAAACATGTTGGTCCAGTTCACCGCAGCATTGAACCGAGTCACTTCTCAAAGTGCCTGCTGTGACTCAAACAGACAATCAGCTCCTTTTACACACGGCTCACTCCTCCGTCGACAAGCAGCTACAACCCAGGCCATAGGTGTTTCTAAACATTTTTTGGGGATGCTGAAGCTCcactaaattgaatcccagcacccataaaatttgagagatttttaaaaaaaagtcacggtatgtcctttttaacaagctagaaaagtgttgaaaccatacagtacttggttgaaacgtaatatgGGCTCTGAGTCCTCTTTCTGCACCGATCTACACAAAGGAATGCGCTGCCTTCCAGAGCTAGTGATATGCAATAGTGATTTAAGCATCTGGCTTAAACCAGGATATGTGGCACATTTCTTAACTTCTACCACTCAATACCAACACATTATTATCGTTACAAGTCCTaatttttattgcatttaatCGTAGGTCACTTTTTATGTTGTTAGGTCGGAGTTAGCTGACTTTTTTGCTAGCTATACGTTACATGTGGTCAGACAGAACCACTGTCCTCTGTTTGAATTGGAATGAGAGAAGCTAGCTGTTGTGTTATGTGCATGTGTTAATATTAAAGCCAATGTGCTACTGACTAGCTA
This genomic interval from Notolabrus celidotus isolate fNotCel1 chromosome 4, fNotCel1.pri, whole genome shotgun sequence contains the following:
- the LOC117811770 gene encoding myosin heavy chain, cardiac muscle isoform-like produces the protein MANSKSTSWYQPMDIDESNETLEEIISRYCRWPSQDKPHPQSNQRRLPQRQERYPAAKSQVQELQERLEEERQQRLQCEKENRCLKELKHLKPSFQPQNLTYYVQHTTGKFTGIIKDLNQKLTAKEEANESLKKEVEDLKKWLAEARSSHTELSSKLISQNEDSDRLKKEVDQLTKDKEHQTWWIDRLMNELDEVRGQLWELEALDLKEQVDKLTKEKASLTRWSDRLMKELDEVSDPLWELEALDTKEEVEDLKKRLAEAKTSHTELSSKLKSQKDDSDRLREEVDQLTKEKETQTLWSDLLLKELEEVREQLWVMKLPNHQAVKEETDLAQLMKNLSLQDNSGPSLPSNETWVKELIKISPWRTPP